The sequence TAAGGCTGCCGAGCTTTTTGATTTTGAACTATCCTATGAATACGCGGATGTGGGTGGTGCTGGCATAGATAATCATGGTAAAGCATTGCCCGACTCAACACTGGCATTGTGCGAACAAAAAGATGCCATTTTATTTGGTTCTGTGGGCGGACCGAAATGGGAACACCTGCCACCGGAAGAACAACCTGAACGTGCTTCACTTTTAACGCTGCGCAAACACTTTGGTTTATATTGCAACCTGAGACCCTCCAAGGTATTCCCCTCCCTTGCATCTGCATCCCCTCTGAAACCGGAAATCATAAAAGACGGATTTGACATCTTATGTGTCAGGGAACTGACCGGGGGACTCTATTTTGGTAAACCTAGAGGCAAAAGGGGCAGCGGCCCTGATGAAACCGCATTTGATACCATGGTTTATTCCAGATTTGAAATTGAGCGGATTGCCAAAATGGCCTTTGAGGCCGCCAGGAAAAGGCGCAGCATTGTATCATCTGTGGACAAGGCCAATGTGCTGACCTCCATGGTTCTGTGGCGGGAAGTGGTTATAGAGGTTGCTAAATCATACCCGGATGTTACATTGAACCACATATATGTCGACAATGCAGCCATGCAGCTTATTCGAAATCCCCAGCAATTTGATGTGCTTTTATGCGGAAATATGTTTGGGGATATTATATCTGATGAATGCGCTATGATTACCGGATCAATGGGGTTGCTCTCCTCGGCAAGCCTAAATGAAAAAAAATTCGGCCTTTATGAGCCGGCCGGCGGATCTGCACCTGATATTGCGGGCAAAGGGATTGCCAACCCCATTGCCCAGATCCTGTCCGCAGCCATGATGCTTAAATACACCTTTGGGCAAACCCAGGCCGCTGATGCCATTGAGGCAGCAATTTCCAATGTTCTTGATCAAGGAATTCTCACGGCAGATCTGACAGATAACAAAGAGAAAGCAGTTAATACCCAGGAAATGGGAACGGAGATAATCAATGCTATGAAAAATATCCACAGCGCTTGATCTCTTATTATTGCCCCCTGCACAGCCCGGCCATCGAGAGTTTTTTCTCTATGGCCGTTTTTTTGTTCTTTATTTTTGTACTAAATAAAAAAAAGCTTTTGAGTTTCCTCAAAAGCTTTTTTTATATTATGGCGGGAGTGACGAGACTCGAACTCGCGGCCTCTAGCGTGACAGGCTAGCGTTCTAACCAACTGAACTACACCCCCGTAATCTACTTCTTTTTGCTGGTGGGCGATGCAGGGATCGAACCTGCGACTTCAAGCTTGTAAGGCTTGCACTCTCCCAGCTGAGTTAATCGCCCGAAACGGCAGCATATATACCAAGCCCCCATGTGCGTGTCAAGCAAAATTATTCTTTTTTTGTTTTTTTTATTTTCATTGTGCAACTGCTTAAGAATTTAATCAAATCCTTGCAAAATTATGGGGACATTGGTATGCTACCATATTAATATGTAAACATTATAGAAGAATTGAATGCAATATCTTATCACCTTTTTTCCTGACAACAATCAAAATAAAACAAGGGGTATCGCACGTATAGAGTCCCTGATTTATAATGTCAGCAGCAAAAGTATAATTTAGGAGTCGATAATGGAACCTGTTCAGGGATATCTGGAAATCATGGACAAGGGTTTTGGTTTTCTAAGAAATATTGAAGAAAATTTTAACCCCAAGCCTGAAAATCCCTATGTACCCAACAGCCTGATACGCAAACTCAATCTAAGGGAAGGCAGCTTTATTCAGGGCTATGGAGAAAAAAAGAGTCCACAGAATGTAAACGTTGCCCTTATACGTATTGAGACCATCAACAATCTTCCCTTTGACGAGTTCATAAGAACGCCAATGCTCCAGGAGCAGGTCAGCATCAACCCCTTTGAAAGGTATCAGCTTGCCCAGGGACCTGATGATCTAACAGGAAAAGCTTTGGATCTGATTGTGCCCATCGGCATGGGGCAGCGGGGGTTGATCATTGCTCCGCCAAAATCCGGAAAGACAACCATTTTAAGGCACATGGCCAATTCCGTGGTCCTCAACCACCCTGATGCCAAGGTGTTTGTTCTTCTTGTGGACGAACGGCCTGAGGAAGTCACCGATTTTCAAAGAGGGTTAACCGATGCCCACGTACTCTATTCTTCTGCGGATCAGCAAATCGGTCAACACATGAGGATGACGCGGCTTGCGATGCACACGGCCATTAGATGTACGGAAATAGGGCAAGATGCCGTGGTTTTCATTGATTCTTTAACCCGGATGACCCGGGCGTTTAATATTGACACCGATTCCTATGGCAAAACCATGAGTGGCGGTCTTGGCGCCAATGCCATGGAGTTTCCCAGGAAAATTTTTGGGGGTGCCCGCAAGCTTGAGAACGGCGGTTCTCTTACGATCATTGCCACCATTCTGGTCGATACCGGCAGTCGCATGGATGATGTTATTTTCCAAGAATTCAAAGGCACCGGCAATATGGATCTTTTTCTATCCCGAGAGTGCGCCGAGCAAAGAATATGGCCGGCCATTAATATCAACCAATCCGGGACCCGGAAAGAAGATCTGCTAATGGCCCCTGAAGAATATGAGAGCATGGTGAATATTCGCCGCAGTATTGCACCGTTAGACGAAGTTACGGCCATGTCTCAGTTTTTGTCCATGATCGAAGACGGTTTATAAAGACAGCATTTCCTTATATCATTTAAAATAAAAAATCGCTGCACTATAAGATTTATAGTGCAGCGATTTTTTATTTTACAAGTTTATTGATATGTCGTTTAGAGTCAGACTTTATACGACAAGGGCATGCTCAAGCACTTCGGCCATATTTTCTACATAGACTATATCAAGCTGTTTTTGAATCGCTTTGGGAACGTCTATGATATCTTTTTGGTTTTCCTTGCAGAGGATAACTTTTTTAATTCCATTGGCATGGGCTGCCAGAAGTTTTTCCTTCAGCCCCCCGATGGGCAACACGCGTCCGCGAAGGGTTATTTCCCCTGTCATAGCCGCTGTCCGATTTACGGGCTGACCAGTGAGAATGGAAACGACTGCCGTACACATGGCGATACCGGCTGACGGTCCATCTTTTGGAATGGCCCCTTCGGGTACATGGATATGGATATCTGTATCCTTGTAAAAGTCTTCTCGGATTTTGAGATCGGCACTTCTTGACCGGACATAGGATACGGCCGCTTGGGCACTTTCTTTCATCACATCCCCAAGCTTGCCGGTAACCATTACATTTCCTTTGCCTGGCATGGTTACCGCTTCAATGGTTAAAAGTTCGCCTCCTGCCTGGGTCCAAGCGAGTCCGGTAACAATTCCGGTCTTATCTTCCTGTTCCAGAATGGAATTTCTAAATTTGGTCTGCCCCAGATATTTTGAAATCGTATTTGCTGTGACCTGATGTTTTTTGTGTGTCTGGGTCCGTACAATCTCCGTGGCAATTTTTCTAAGTACTGAAGATAGTTCACGCTCTAAATTTCTTACTCCGGCTTCTTTGGTGTATTGCTTGATAATCGTCTCGACCGCAGCTTTGGAAAAAGAGATTTCATAATCATCTAGGCCGTTTTCATGAATTTGCTTAGGAATCAGGTACCCGGTGGCAATCTGGTATTTTTCATAATCGGTATACCCAGGTATTTGAATCACCTCCATGCGGTCACGCAGCGGGGCGGGGATTTCATGCAGGGTATTAGCAGTGGTGATAAACAAAATTTCAGAAAGATCATAATCAACCTCAAGATAATGATCGTTAAAATCTTTGTTTTGTTCAGGGTCCAGAGCTTCCAGGAGGGCAGAAGAGGGGTCTCCTCTAAAATCACTGGTCATTTTATCAATCTCATCCAGACAGAATACCGGATTATTGTATCCCACTTTTTTTAACGTCTGGATAATTTTTCCGGGCATGGCACCGACATAAGTTCTCCGGTGGCCACGAATTTCTGCTTCATCGCGGACCCCGCCTAAAGAGACCCGGGCAAATGAGCGTCCGGTTGCCGTGGCAACAGACCGGGCAAGGGAGGTCTTGCCAACCCCGGGTGGCCCCACTAAGCATAGAATCGGCCCTTTTATTTTTTTAACCAAAATTTGAACAGCCAGGTATTCAAGGATTCTCTCTTTGGGTTTTTTCAGACCGTAATGGTCTTTGTCCAGAATCTGCTCTGCTTTTGAAATTTCATTTTTTACTCGTTTTTTTCGGTACCAGGGCAGGGAGACCAGCCAGTCGATGTAGTTTCTGACTACTGTTGCCTCCGAGGAGGTTGCAGCCATTAACTTAAGCTTTTCTAACTCTGTGCGTACAACTCCGGCAGCTTCTTTAGGCATGCGTTTGGCCTTGATCTTTTTTTCAAGGTCAGCAAATTCGCCTCCTTGGCCGTCTTCACCCATTTCCTTTTGGATGGCCCGCATCTGCTCGTTAAGGTAGTGACGTTTTTGAAGTTTATCCATCTGTTCTTTAACTCTGCCCTTGATTTTCTGGGACATGGAAAAAACTTCCGTCTCTTTTTGAATAAACTTTAAAAGCAAAAAGAAACGTTCTTCTATATCGCCACACTCCAACAGCTTCTGCTTATCCTGAACTTTGAAGGGCAGCTGGGCGGCAATGGTATCGGCATACCTCGACGGATACTGTTCAAGGGCATCCAATCCCTTGAAAAAGCTTTTGGAAACGACCCCTGACAGGCTGACATAATTTTGGAACGCTTCGTGAACTGTTCGGATGGCCGCTTCGGTATTGGCTTCGGCCAGCGGTTTTTCCTGGACGTCCACATAATCAACGACCTGAAACCCGTCTTGTTCAAGCATTTTTAAGATACAGCCACGGGCAACCCCCTCAACTAATGCCTTTACCGTCCCATCAGGAAGACGTAGCAATTGGGTGATTCTGGCTTCTGTGCCCACCTGAAAAATATCCTCAATAGTGGGTTTCAGGACTTCCGGATCTTGCTGGGTTGTAAGGAAAATTTTTTTATCACTGCCCATGGCCTGGGAAAGCGCCTTGATGGATTTCTCCCTTCCCACAAAAATGGAGGTCGTAACAAAGGGGAAGAGGACAATATCCCTCAGCGGAACCAGCGGAAGGGTCTTATTCTCCTTTTCTGGGCCATCCTCGGGATTGAAAAAACGGGAAATACTGATCATGGATGCACTCTTTCTATTTAATGCCTGACCAAAAGCCCGTGTATAGACCAAAAGTTGCCCAGATGCATGGCGTATGAAAAAATTTTAAAACCAGTGCCGCTTCATGAGTGTGAGAGCGGCTTTTCGTGGTTTGATAAATTTTTGTTTCTACGCCGCAGGTGGGCAACTTTTCGCTTAAACACTATTTAAGCCTGCTTTTTGGGCTGTTCGTACAGCAGGATGGGGTCCTCGTGGTTTAATACCACTTCTTCACCGACTACGCACTCAACCACATCTTTTTTGGAGGGAATTTCATACATGATATCCATCATGGTCTCCTCCATAATAGCACGCAACCCGCGGGCGCCGGATTTTCTGGCCACGGCTTCCTTGGCCATGGCTTCAAGCGCCTCATCCGTAAACTGTAGGTTTACCCCTTCAACGCGAAAAAGTTCCTGGTATTGTCGAACCAGGGCATTCTTGGGTTCTGTCAGAATTTTAACCAAAGACGATTCATTCAGTTCCCCTATGGACGTTATGATTGGCAGTCGTCCTAAAAATTCGGGGATTAAACCAAACTTAATCAGATCTTCCGGCTTTACCTGTTCAAGGAGCTCTCCGATGTTTATCTCTTTTTTATCTGCGATTTTTGCACCAAATCCCATGGTTTTCTGGGTTAGACGGCGCTCGACCACTTTTTCAAGACCAGTAAAAGTGCCTCCGCAGATAAACAGGATATTGGATGTGTCCACCTTGACATAATCCTGCTGGGGATGTTTCCTGCCGCCCTTGGGAGGCACCGAAGCAATGGTGCCTTCAATGATTTTAAGAAGGGCCTGCTGGACCCCCTCTCCGGAGACATCCCGGGTGATTGAAGGGTTATCCCCCCGCTGGGAAATTTTATCTATCTCATCAATGTAGATGATACCCTTTTGGGCTTTTTCAATGTCGTAATCCGCATTCTGAACCAAAGAGAGGACGATATTTTCCACGTCCTCACCAACATAGCCGGCCTCGGTCAGAGCTGTCGCATCGGCAATGGCAAAAGGGACATCCAAAAACCGGGCAAGGGTCTGGGCCAGAAGGGTTTTTCCACATCCGGTCGGACCGATAATCAGGATATTGCTTTTTTGAATCTCGACATCTTCATCGCTTTTTGCAAGATGTGAGGCCAGGCGTTTATAATGATTATAAACCGCCACGGATAAGACCTTTTTTGCACGATCCTGTTCTATAATGTATGCGTCAAGCTGATCCTTGATCTGCTTGGGCACCATAAACTCCTTGGCTTCCTTTGGTTCGACAGCCAACTCTTTTTCTTCATCTTCGATAATCTCACCGCACAGCTTAATGCACTCATTGCAGATATAGACGCTGGGCCCGGCTATCAGTTTTTTTACTTCCTTTTGGTTTTTTCCACAGAATGAACAGAAAAACTGATCGTTTGTATCATCTTTTTTGGCCATATTTTATGACTCCTTTGACGCCTCCTGCTCAGAGGCCTTTTCCAATTGGCTTCTGTCACTGACCACACGGTCAATAATGCCGTATTCCAAGGCTTGCTCTCCGGACATGAAAAAATCACGTTCCGTATCCGCCGCAACCTTTTCAAGGTCCTGCCCCGTATGTTTAGATAAAATTTCGTTCAAAGAATCTTTCATTCTTAAAATTTCAGTTGCCTGAATCTTGATGTCAGTTGCCTGCCCCTGGGCACCGCCCAGGGGCTGGTGAATCATTATCCTGGCATTGGGCAGGGCGAACCGTTTGCCGGAAGTTCCGGCAGTAAGAAGCAACGCCCCCATACTGGCTGCCTGGCCGATACACACCGTTGCCACATCCGGCTTAATGTACTGCATGGTGTCATAGATAGCCATACCTGCTGTCACAACGCCGCCAGGAGAA is a genomic window of uncultured Desulfobacter sp. containing:
- the leuB gene encoding 3-isopropylmalate dehydrogenase: MNDIAVLAGDGIGPEVMAQAIRVLDKAAELFDFELSYEYADVGGAGIDNHGKALPDSTLALCEQKDAILFGSVGGPKWEHLPPEEQPERASLLTLRKHFGLYCNLRPSKVFPSLASASPLKPEIIKDGFDILCVRELTGGLYFGKPRGKRGSGPDETAFDTMVYSRFEIERIAKMAFEAARKRRSIVSSVDKANVLTSMVLWREVVIEVAKSYPDVTLNHIYVDNAAMQLIRNPQQFDVLLCGNMFGDIISDECAMITGSMGLLSSASLNEKKFGLYEPAGGSAPDIAGKGIANPIAQILSAAMMLKYTFGQTQAADAIEAAISNVLDQGILTADLTDNKEKAVNTQEMGTEIINAMKNIHSA
- the rho gene encoding transcription termination factor Rho translates to MEPVQGYLEIMDKGFGFLRNIEENFNPKPENPYVPNSLIRKLNLREGSFIQGYGEKKSPQNVNVALIRIETINNLPFDEFIRTPMLQEQVSINPFERYQLAQGPDDLTGKALDLIVPIGMGQRGLIIAPPKSGKTTILRHMANSVVLNHPDAKVFVLLVDERPEEVTDFQRGLTDAHVLYSSADQQIGQHMRMTRLAMHTAIRCTEIGQDAVVFIDSLTRMTRAFNIDTDSYGKTMSGGLGANAMEFPRKIFGGARKLENGGSLTIIATILVDTGSRMDDVIFQEFKGTGNMDLFLSRECAEQRIWPAININQSGTRKEDLLMAPEEYESMVNIRRSIAPLDEVTAMSQFLSMIEDGL
- the lon gene encoding endopeptidase La gives rise to the protein MISISRFFNPEDGPEKENKTLPLVPLRDIVLFPFVTTSIFVGREKSIKALSQAMGSDKKIFLTTQQDPEVLKPTIEDIFQVGTEARITQLLRLPDGTVKALVEGVARGCILKMLEQDGFQVVDYVDVQEKPLAEANTEAAIRTVHEAFQNYVSLSGVVSKSFFKGLDALEQYPSRYADTIAAQLPFKVQDKQKLLECGDIEERFFLLLKFIQKETEVFSMSQKIKGRVKEQMDKLQKRHYLNEQMRAIQKEMGEDGQGGEFADLEKKIKAKRMPKEAAGVVRTELEKLKLMAATSSEATVVRNYIDWLVSLPWYRKKRVKNEISKAEQILDKDHYGLKKPKERILEYLAVQILVKKIKGPILCLVGPPGVGKTSLARSVATATGRSFARVSLGGVRDEAEIRGHRRTYVGAMPGKIIQTLKKVGYNNPVFCLDEIDKMTSDFRGDPSSALLEALDPEQNKDFNDHYLEVDYDLSEILFITTANTLHEIPAPLRDRMEVIQIPGYTDYEKYQIATGYLIPKQIHENGLDDYEISFSKAAVETIIKQYTKEAGVRNLERELSSVLRKIATEIVRTQTHKKHQVTANTISKYLGQTKFRNSILEQEDKTGIVTGLAWTQAGGELLTIEAVTMPGKGNVMVTGKLGDVMKESAQAAVSYVRSRSADLKIREDFYKDTDIHIHVPEGAIPKDGPSAGIAMCTAVVSILTGQPVNRTAAMTGEITLRGRVLPIGGLKEKLLAAHANGIKKVILCKENQKDIIDVPKAIQKQLDIVYVENMAEVLEHALVV
- the clpX gene encoding ATP-dependent Clp protease ATP-binding subunit ClpX is translated as MAKKDDTNDQFFCSFCGKNQKEVKKLIAGPSVYICNECIKLCGEIIEDEEKELAVEPKEAKEFMVPKQIKDQLDAYIIEQDRAKKVLSVAVYNHYKRLASHLAKSDEDVEIQKSNILIIGPTGCGKTLLAQTLARFLDVPFAIADATALTEAGYVGEDVENIVLSLVQNADYDIEKAQKGIIYIDEIDKISQRGDNPSITRDVSGEGVQQALLKIIEGTIASVPPKGGRKHPQQDYVKVDTSNILFICGGTFTGLEKVVERRLTQKTMGFGAKIADKKEINIGELLEQVKPEDLIKFGLIPEFLGRLPIITSIGELNESSLVKILTEPKNALVRQYQELFRVEGVNLQFTDEALEAMAKEAVARKSGARGLRAIMEETMMDIMYEIPSKKDVVECVVGEEVVLNHEDPILLYEQPKKQA
- the clpP gene encoding ATP-dependent Clp endopeptidase proteolytic subunit ClpP yields the protein MPLIPMVVEQSNRGERAYDIYSRLLKDRIIFLGSAIDNEIANLIVAQMLFLESEDPEKDINFYINSPGGVVTAGMAIYDTMQYIKPDVATVCIGQAASMGALLLTAGTSGKRFALPNARIMIHQPLGGAQGQATDIKIQATEILRMKDSLNEILSKHTGQDLEKVAADTERDFFMSGEQALEYGIIDRVVSDRSQLEKASEQEASKES